A section of the Triticum dicoccoides isolate Atlit2015 ecotype Zavitan chromosome 7A, WEW_v2.0, whole genome shotgun sequence genome encodes:
- the LOC119328581 gene encoding receptor-like cytoplasmic kinase 185 isoform X5 has product MQCRDDQKIWSDGYGDVYWALHNGEEIVVKRLHSLQGLDDNGFLDEMYNLTKVHHKNIGRLIGYCYEPCLLNIEHNEELVSSRKIERVLCFEYMRGESLDKHIADEPCGLDWPILYKIIKGTCEGLNHLLSAQEKPILHLDLTPGNIFLVKGKTPKIVGFGLWRLIDSTKMHQTKIFKVTHGYMPPEYVDIGFISNKYDVFSLGVIIIKMMAGNMGYSRCFKMSPKEFIELVSESWTKRLHAKPGYSPYEIDILRLSTCVEVALRCLDADREKRPCVEDIVHELGELESRIKTIMLLPHDHRKKLLTNLGLGQYSAKSTRIYMSHKLAHDGAVAAYKSDWSRLDSQSDPTGTAHGQSKDLSLQAESTPYHVTLQHLRDITDNFCDKRILGRGGFYVVYKGVLPSGKMVAVKKLRQPTASSQAEFEEEVNILVKLNHPNIVKLVGYCYETQHLLMSHEGKSVFAEETQTLFCLECLPNGSLDKYISEASTGLDWHMRCKIIEGVSYGLQYLHGQSKDPILHLDLKPANILLNKMMLPKITDFGLSRLFDQSRTIQTVNTSGTLGYMPPEYLRGIITPMSDIFSLGVIILEVITGHRDYPYDIRASSKDFIELELKKWRNRLQKEPRSRSLEIDCEQIKRCIQIGLICVNPERTKRPTMKKIIDMLEGLESMDWYIKNQLSSDDIQPEL; this is encoded by the exons ATGCAATGCCGAG ATGATCAGAAAATTTGGAGTGATGGGTATGGAGATGTTTACTGG GCATTGCATAATGGGGAAGAGATTGTTGTGAAGAGGCTTCATTCGTTGCAAGGACTTGATGACAATGGATTTTTGGATGAAATGTATAACCTTACCAAGGTTCATCACAAAAATATTGGACGATTAATTGGCTACTGCTACGAACCCTGCCTTCTAAACATTGAGCACAATGAAGAACTTGTTTCATCAAGGAAAATTGAGCGAGTTCTCTGCTTTGAATATATGCGGGGGGAAAGCCTTGACAAACATATTGCAG ATGAACCTTGTGGACTTGATTGGCCCATACTTTACAAAATTATTAAAGGGACTTGTGAGGGCTTAAATCACCTTCTTAGTGCACAGGAAAAACCTATTCTCCATCTAGACTTAACACCTGGTAATATATTTCTGGTTAAGGGCAAGACGCCTAAAATTGTAGGTTTTGGTTTGTGGAGACTTATTGACTCAACCAAAATGCATCAAACAAAGATTTTCAAAGTAACACA CGGGTACATGCCACCGGAATATGTAGACATTGGCTTTATATCAAACAAGTACGACGTGTTCAGTTTGGGCGTTATAATTATAAAAATGATGGCTGGAAATATGGGCTATTCTCGTTGTTTCAAAATGTCTCCCAAAGAGTTCATTGAGCTT GTAAGTGAAAGCTGGACTAAAAGGTTGCATGCAAAGCCAGGGTATTCACCATACGAAATAGACATCCTACGACTGAGTACATGTGTTGAGGTTGCACTAAGATGTCTGGACGCCGACCGAGAAAAAAGGCCCTGTGTAGAAGATATTGTCCATGAACTGGGGGAACTAGAATCTAGGATTAAGACAATAATGTTACTACCTCATGATCATAGGAAGAAGCTCTTGACTAACCTGGGCCTTGGCCAGTACTCTGCAAAAAGTACCAGGATATATATGTCCCATAAGTTGGCCCATGATGGAGCAGTCGCCGCATATAAATCTGATTGGTCCAGGCTTGATTCTCAGTCAGACCCCACTGGTACTGCTCATGGTCAGTCGAAAGACCTAAGTCTCCAG GCGGAGTCTACTCCATACCATGTGACCTTACAACATTTGAGAGACATCACTGACAACTTCTGTGATAAGCGAATACTTGGTAGAGGTGGTTTTTATGTGGTATATAAG GGAGTGCTACCAAGTGGGAAAATGGTTGCGGTGAAGAAACTTAGGCAGCCAACAGCGAGCTCACAGGCGGAATTTGAGGAGGAGGTTAATATCCTTGTGAAGCTAAATCACCCAAATATTGTTAAGCTAGTAGGATACTGCTATGAAACACAACATCTACTCATGTCTCACGAAGGAAAATCAGTCTTTGCCGAGGAAACTCAAACTTTGTTTTGTTTGGAATGTCTACCCAACGGAAGTCTTGATAAGTATATTTCAG AGGCATCTACTGGACTTGATTGGCACATGCGCTGCAAAATAATTGAGGGGGTTTCCTATGGTCTACAGTACCTTCATGGGCAATCTAAAGATCCCATTCTTCACTTGGACCTAAAACCTGCGAACATATTGCTCAATAAAATGATGCTGCCGAAAATTACAGACTTTGGTCTGTCAAGGCTGTTTGATCAAAGCCGAACTATTCAGACTGTAAATACAAGTGGAACACT AGGTTACATGCCGCCAGAATACCTGCGAGGTATAATCACACCTATGTCAGACATATTCAGTTTGGGTGTAATAATCTTGGAGGTAATAACAGGGCACAGGGACTACCCATATGATATTAGAGCATCTTCCAAGGACTTCATCGAGCTC GAGCTTAAAAAATGGAGAAATAGGCTGCAAAAAGAACCACGGTCTAGATCGCTAGAAATAGATTGCGAACAAATAAAAAGATGCATTCAGATAGGTTTAATCTGCGTGAATCCTGAGCGGACCAAAAGACCTACAATGAAGAAAATTATTGATATGCTTGAAGGCTTGGAAAGTATGGATTGG